ATGCAAGCCTGGATTTTGTCAAAGCGAAGTGGCGTAAAAGAAGATTCTTAATCAAAACTGTGCTTGCCATCAAATAATATGTCTAGACATCAAAAATCcgtcattttcatttcaaaatttatgaaaatggtACTTAAAGAAATGGTAAAATCTTTGTAAATTGGACGCACTCTACGAAATAAACGGTATTCATCTTGATACAATCTCTGTGGGCTGGATATAATTTTAATCCTTTTTTCCGGGTTTGGCTAACCTCAGACATAATTACGGTTTTTTCCAGACGGCAATGATAACTTCATTTTAGCGAAGTTTATTTTACCTGCGGATTATTCAGTATAATTGAATCGACCCCAATTGTTATATCTTTTGACGTTTGATTCTTGCTTTCCATAGAGTAACCAATTTCACAAATTATTGGATTTTAACGTTAGATATATTTtgctgtatatttttattactgtggaatttattttttttttgtcaaaactgATAATTGCCATCACAACTAATTCCAATACAATGTGACAATTGTCCCAAACATACTACGTCATCAGCCAAGGCAGTGTTCCAAGCAAGATTCACCAAACTATCTTAAAACTAATATGGATGTATGATAGATACTCTGTCGTGTGAATGAAAGAATTATGAGTTTCGCATAGTGGATTGAAAAAATGCAATAACCCATTGGAAAGCACAAGAAATTGTAATTGTACTTGGCTCCTTACATATTTTTCTCCTATGCCCGAAAAAGATTCTACATTGCTCCATTTATATTGAGATTGAAATATAAGTCAACCATCTTTTTGCCATACTCGCATCACATCACTTTACACAATTCAATTCTCTTGAagttcacagaaatttttaatatgagtaaaagtaatagccctctgacaaaaaaaaaatcaatcttcaaccactgaaaatttgaaagcattTGGTCCATTATTCGGAGAGAAAAGAGATCattttatcatgacgaaggagaagaatatcaacaagaacaacaacaaaaataccaaaacgatcgttatgtccattgacgtgtccaaaaaacgattttttcataacgataagaagaaaataccaacaagagCAACAACAacttaataacaaaacgattcatatatAAATTTTCTGTCGAATAAATATATGCAACATCGTAGAATCTATAAACATGaaagtgacgtcataatcacATCACATTGAATACACATTTGATGGCTATTTCACAGATATATTCTGTGGCGACAGTACACATGATTCAGAAAATTTATCATGCATGCAATCTCTGTAATAAAATGAAGGAgtataatcaatatttattcaagTCTGAGTCGTTACGCAATAACTGTGCCAGCAAAGTTTATTTTGTTGTCGGTGAATACGCTGACACTGTGGTTAACTTCAACAATGTAAGACAGTAATATCGTTGTAAAGGCACGCTTGTTGTTTTGAGAAGCAGACAAGGATGATTGCAAGTCGTATTGTCAAGAGCAAGGCAGTGTGTAGCAGACTTCCATTTGAAGGTAAAGTGTGTTTTATTGTTTGATAAAAATAAGCAGATTATGCCCATTATACAGCAGGCAAAAATGCGCTACCAGATGCAATCGAATTGAACGTGGTTTGGTAAAAAAGAAGGCGcaatttcagaaatatttttaatggaaAATGACGAATCAAATTCCCAAATATCCAAAGCTGTTCAGACGCTTTTTATTCACCAGATTTTAGAATTACTTTCTTGTGATGTCGCATACGGATAGTTGCTATTATATACTTCAATACTATAACCACATATTGATAAGAGCGCATGTTGTTTGTCGGAAATAAACTTGTCTCGCAATGTCATTTCCTATATGATAATTTCATGCAGCGTTTTATGCGGCGaaaaatttgatgacgtatttCCGTATGATACAGGGAATAAGAACACGCAGCAGGGACCCATCTTCTCCATTGAGGCAATGTTCGTGTTGTACCTAAGCATAGTTTATTACTATAATGAGTGTTTTATACATGCACAAAATAGTCTGTCTGCGACGTGCTTGTGTGCATTTCCCCGGAAGAAAATGGTTGAAGCATCCTCCAAATGTTTTCTTATATATCATTATCTGTGTTACAAATATGCTTAAGCGTCACGGATAGAAACCATTGGAGGCTTGTACAATGCGACAGAGCTTGTGTAAATGATAGAAAACATCGTGGTCATATTAGTTTAGttgaataaaatttcagaatCGCTTTCTGGAGAATTTGTTGGTAACCGTTCAGCGTTGTAGTTATTGTTTGTTGATTTGGaagttttaaaatttcgaatacCGATATTGAgaaatttaaagtaaaatatttgcaaattagTACAGGCATTTAAAACATCTGTTCCCACCGAGGGCCCGTGGTCTTCAAGCGGGTCACAGAAAAACCGGAGGGGCCAtaatgctaggcgcaaaactgattttacctTTCTTTTTACAAAACAAACTTTCCGTTCAtcttagtttcattgcttgataagtttatttcacagggtgtttttcACTTTGTTGCGCATGAATTGTTTGCACATAATGAACTTGGAATCTACCAAGttaaataacactataaataccactggtaTGATAAACCGAGGGGCTATAAATGCAAAAAAAGCTTTCAGAAGGGGGTCACGAGccataaaagtttgagaaccactcaTTTAAAGCAATGTACAAAACAAGGAAATAAAACTTATTGAATTATTGAACTTGATGAAACGGGCACTGTCTATTATTTACTTACGAATTTATTCAGTTTTCCAGCAAAGATGTTTGTCTTCTGTCATCTTGGATTCGTCTTCCCTAAAGAGCAGATACGATGCCATTGTTATCGGAGCCGGACACAACGGTCTAATATCGGTAAAATAAATTAGTAATATAACTCTGtattttattgatgaaaacggTAGAAACGAATGTCATGAAATAATCTCAACAGTATAGCTGTGTACCGAAATCCAGATATTGTGACTCCCAAGGCCAAGATGCCGCACAACCTgagcatagtatgtgtaccaggttagggttcaggttatgcgatatcttggtgcacatacttcaggagcaccgccATTACAGCCTTCATGCCTTGGTTTGTGGAAGCACAGTTCTAACCACAATGGTTTTCAATTTACTGCCGTGGTACCCCGCCTCAcgccattggtttgtggcagctaaaataAAATGTCACCCGCCATGGTTTGACCATAGCGGCCATGATTTGGAAATCCCGCTGTGGTTTTGCTGCAGCATCAGACGCTAATTTCTCATGTTGTTCTTAGAATACGAATCTACCTTTTCTTATTACAGGCAACATACTTAGCAATGAAAGGTCTTAAAGTAGGTGTTTTTGAAAGAAGACATGTAGTAGGAGGGGCAGCGGTCACCGAAGAAATAGTTCCTGGCTACAAATTTTCAAGAGCTTCGTATGTATTAAGCTTACTACGACCTCGAATAATAAAAGAATTGAATTTAGAAGTAGGTAAAGCAGTTACTTATATTTTGCTACTCCTGTTTTCTAATGTCTCActttcaaacatttattttataaattacgAACTTTATTCATCAGAAACATGGACTAAAAGTTCATTTAAGACAAACGGTCGCCTTTACTCCAATATTGGAGGATGGAGTAAACGGCAAACCACCGAGATCACTTTGCCTTTATCCagatgaaaaaatgaatgaagaaGAGTTGAAGAAATTTTCAATGAAAGATGCAAAGGTGCTTGTCAATTTCTTCCCATTGTCATCCCCTTTTGTAAACTCATTTTACAAGTAACTTTTCAGTCTTTAGCTGCCTATGACAAATATATACTGGACATCGCATCAGCAGTGTCGCCTCTCCTAGAAACGCCTCCTCCAAACTTGAAGGAAGGATTTTGGAAAGCACTGAAAACGTCTAAACCTCTTCTGGATACAGGTATTTTTTACTAAACCTGATTGTACGGAATATTGTTCGCCGACGCCGACAGTGAATTTCCCATCACTCACGCAGATTTTGtatcgatgttttttttttacaaagagCCGTATTTAATGAAAATGAGTGTAATGCGGTATCAGATACCTAAATTAGACGtctttttcaattcaaatgGTTGGCAATAATTTGTTTACAACCGTGCTGTTACATTTATGTTGCATCATATCATTAAGAATTGTTAACAAACtgcggtactcccgtagtttgtgtaccaggttagggttgggccataattttattccgattttatttttattttagttctattacgagttcggagactgtctgtgttagtcaagtgaatatactccctgttCATAGTAATCCGTctctttacacaatttgatgtaaagtaagcgaacaaaattagtttcctccatattggtacacacacttatggAGCGCCATAATTTGTGTACCATCTTGCTGTTACATTTTTGGTACatcataaaaagaaaaattgttataaaaCTGCAGCACTATACCACTATTAAATAACccaattttttgcttttttagtAAGAAAACTTGACGATGTTTCctcattttatgattttattacatCTCCCATTACAAAGgtaaagtttgaaattttacatcaTCATGGTGCAACTTATTCTTTGACAAAAAGTATTGTGATTGAATACTATATACCTACCGATCTTTTTTGTAGACTCTCGATAGATGGTTTGAGACTGATGTACTGAAAGCAACCCTGGCTACTGACGGCGTAATTGGGGCCATGGTAAGTCCCCATACACCAGGAAGCAGGTGGGACATTCATTCTACGAAATTAAAACCACAATTACGTTATATTCAAATTCACAATAAAAACGCGATTGGTCATTTCTAGGTTGATATATCGGGCTCATATTTCAGGCCTATTTTCCAATAGAGGATAGCAAACTCGAGGAATTCATATACTGTATTAATAGGTTATTATTCTTTTACTTTGCTTGCGCAGAGTGGCGCATCCAGGGTATGTCATTCAGGACGCCGAATTGAATTGGGCGCAAAATAGGTAAAAAGttttaattgtaaaatgtttcaataaaataatttcaaattaaaaataattaaaacttGTATTTTTTCTTGAATAATAACGTAGAAtatctcaattcaacaattGGTTGAAAATTGGGCgcattttcaaactttgccatgggcgccctttttcgtagatacgccactgcttGCGGCCATTCACCAAACTGATGGGAATacatttataacaaaatttattcgtaaATCTTTTACCAGTTATGTTCTACTTCATCATATGATTGGGGAAGCGGAAGGAATAAAAGGAGCATGGGGGTTTGTTGAAGGGGGCATGGGGGCTGTTTCAAACGCAATCGCAGCTTCGGCAAAAGAACACGGAGTGGATATATTTGTCGATCATGTAAGTGTCATTAAGGCTTGATTATCAAAACAACTTCGAAAATTTCTTGAGATAATCAACTCTAGATTCGGTTAGGCTATaacttcaggtacaaatattacgggagtcacttggctagtctccgaactcgtagtaaactaaaataagggaaaattggaataaacttatggcctaaccctaacctggtacacatccggtgtccgccatcttggttcacatacttcgggagtatccaAACTTTTAATATTTACCCTATTCAGGAAGTTCAAAAAATTGACATCATCGGCGGAAATTGTGGCGGAATCACTTTATCTAATGGAAATAACGTGAAGAGCAACATTGTTCTATCCAACGCCACCCCTCATGTCACCTTTCAAAAATTACTAGCAGAAGATTTTGATGTTTTACCAGAAAAATACAGGAAACAAATAACAAGTTTTGACTATACTTCTCCGGTGACAAAATTAAATAGTGAGATATGGGTTATTCGTATTGGTCTTTctcattgaaataaataaaagtattagtTTTCTGGTGACAAATACaattttcaaccactgaaaactTCAAAGCAAGTGGTCCAGTTATTAAAGAAAAGCGATTATTTTATAACAGCAAGAAAAagagtccatgcttctgaaaactaATACCTGTCTTACTATTCCCataaccgacatggactggtatccGAAAGAAAGGCCATCATAGTAGTATCAGTAAGCCGTCTCGGCTCTATCGGCTCTCATCCGGGATAactatgtaaatcctattctaagaACATtctataacaacaacaacaacatagtACAGATCTATAAGTCAACTTCGTGTCCAAAAAGCGCTCTTACTTTTTAACAGTCGCTGTGGACCGAATTCCAAAATTTTTAGCTCTACAAAGCAGCAAGCCAACTGAGGTGCCAAATCAGTTAAAAGGAACGATACATTTAAACTGCGAAGACATTGGATGCATTAACGATGCTTATTTGGATGCCATGCAGGGCAGGTTTTCTAGGAGGTTAGATTCGAACATTAGTTTTAATTAATAGAATTCAAgtaaatttcaaagaaaaaaaggttgcatCCCCTTTTATTCCAGATATTCCGGACAACATGCCTAACAGGTAATgctgggcattttgaatcgaatagcAAATTTGAATAGGTTTagacaaaatttcgaatcgttgcaatctttttttttgtccGCCAAAGATTGAATTGAAttcctaatttatttttattgaagccctATTTTAACAATgtaattctgacatatgactcttccGTCCTAGTGGGTTATTGATGAAACACATTTTTCTCATTGTGTGTGAACGGATTCTATGCCCTAGGTAATTTATGTGTGTGGAGGAACCCATTACAATAAAATAGTCACATTCAATTACATATCTTAtcagtattcgagattcgaaaAATTtcgattatttcaaaattattcgatttgaaaaaaaaatatttgattcagttctgaaatcatcaggtattcgaaaatgcttAGCCCTACAAACAGGAAGGGTACTAGTTCTGCACTTGTGTCGTACACATATGTATTTATTTACTAATCCCACATTCAGGCCTATGATTGAACTATGTATACCATCAACTGTGGACACCACACTTGCACCGAAAGGCCATCACGTTCTATCTGTATTTACTCAATATACACCTTATTACTTGAATGGAACACAAGAATGGACGGACTCTGATCGCGACGATTATCGTAAAATAGGTAATAGATAAAGTTTCTCTATTCCTCTAACGAATCTGCGGTACtaccgtagtgtgtgtaccaggtttggatattccaattttccttgttttagttctattacgagtttggggactgtctgtgttatccaagtgaatataccccctgcccacaggCTTCAGTcacttcacacaacttgatgtagaataggcgaacaaaattagttacctccatattggtgcacacacttttGAAGCGCCGAATCTGCAACGGAgcgtcctgctgcacactaacacaaatattttcTGTACCAAACCAAAGTCTGACTTCCTTCGACATAGATTATTATTCAACTACAACATGTAGAGAAATTACATGCACATTTAAACAATAGGTGTCATAGCAACATAACAATGTCATACCAATGGGAGTTAAGCAATTTGACGAATCACTAGAGTCGGTGATTGTATAATTAATTAACAGCGGGACACTGCGATG
This genomic interval from Styela clava chromosome 15, kaStyClav1.hap1.2, whole genome shotgun sequence contains the following:
- the LOC120333866 gene encoding pyridine nucleotide-disulfide oxidoreductase domain-containing protein 2-like; this encodes MIASRIVKSKAVCSRLPFEVFQQRCLSSVILDSSSLKSRYDAIVIGAGHNGLISATYLAMKGLKVGVFERRHVVGGAAVTEEIVPGYKFSRASYVLSLLRPRIIKELNLEKHGLKVHLRQTVAFTPILEDGVNGKPPRSLCLYPDEKMNEEELKKFSMKDAKSLAAYDKYILDIASAVSPLLETPPPNLKEGFWKALKTSKPLLDTVRKLDDVSSFYDFITSPITKTLDRWFETDVLKATLATDGVIGAMVSPHTPGSSYVLLHHMIGEAEGIKGAWGFVEGGMGAVSNAIAASAKEHGVDIFVDHEVQKIDIIGGNCGGITLSNGNNVKSNIVLSNATPHVTFQKLLAEDFDVLPEKYRKQITSFDYTSPVTKLNIAVDRIPKFLALQSSKPTEVPNQLKGTIHLNCEDIGCINDAYLDAMQGRFSRRPMIELCIPSTVDTTLAPKGHHVLSVFTQYTPYYLNGTQEWTDSDRDDYRKIVFKSIEDYAPGFIDSVVGYEVLTPMDLENTFGLTGGNIFHGAIGLDQLFLSRPTSFMASQRTPLQGLYICGSGTHPGGGVMGACGRLGAMAVLSDLKSKKISKNSS